GCATCAaaatatgaacaaaaattttataattataaaattcaaataatttctaaaaatattatttttttagtttttttacattaataatatgacatttatttttatatcttttatatctttaaattcatgtttgaaaTATTGTACCCAAAATTTGACCCGTGATTTTTTCTTAAAAGTACCATTTATATTTTACCATTGTTTTCAACAGTGATGAGTGCATCAATACAATTTTTTTTGCTTttgtatttttttcttcttcttcttcttttctaatTGTTTGTTATTGCGACCGATTTGGTCATTTTCATAATGTAATATTCTattcaatttcaattttattttcatcgCCCAACCATCTTTAATAATACAACCTAATCTTCTATTGTATCTCTCAACACTACTTCGCGAAGAAGAAACCATAGAAAAAAAACCAATTAGAGAAATGGATTGTCTTCCTCGGGAGCTTGTCCCTGAGATACTATCAAGGCTTCCAATCCCAAGCTTGGTGCAATCCAAATCTGTGTGTCGAGCCTGGCGTATACTCATACAAGATCAAGAGTTTGTCGACAAGCATTTCAAGCGGATGATTGACAATGATCCAAGCTTcattttacaaatcatcggtaatgcCATCCAAAACCAGCTTTATTTTGGAGATTTCTCCAGCCATCCAAACGGTGGAAACGTTATGATAACAAAGAAGCTTACTATACCACCATTGTCAAACTTCCATTTGGTGAGTTCATGTAATGGATTGCTATGCTTGCGTTTCACTCGCCCAAGCTTCGGGCTCTGTATTTATAATCCTTTTACTAGGGATTACATTGAGTTGCCAAAGATTATAACAAAGAACCCTGCTAGTCATCATGGGAGCGTGTTGGGATTTGGTTTGGATCCTACTACGAAGAAATATAAGGTTGTTGAGGTATCCTATAAAGGAATAACTTGTAGAACCCTGCCTAGGCGTGTTGCTATATCTAGCATGCGTCGACCTCCTCTGACTGCCGCATATGCTTCTTCAATTGAATCCGAGGTTTATATTTTGACTGTTGGTAGCCCCACATGGAGAAATTTGGGAAGATTTCCCTTCCATCTTATGTGGCAAAAATCTCAGGTTTTAGTTCACGATAAACTTCATTGGATTTATTATCCCGACACAATCAATGCTACTGATCTTATCATGTCTTTTGACTTGGCTAATGAACAATTCAATGAGGTCCCTAGGCCTGATTTCGTCAGTTCGGACATGCGATTTCATGAACTCGTTGTTCTACGAGGTTGCCTGTCGGCAGTTTCTTC
This is a stretch of genomic DNA from Gossypium arboreum isolate Shixiya-1 chromosome 11, ASM2569848v2, whole genome shotgun sequence. It encodes these proteins:
- the LOC108471636 gene encoding F-box protein At3g07870-like, which produces MDCLPRELVPEILSRLPIPSLVQSKSVCRAWRILIQDQEFVDKHFKRMIDNDPSFILQIIGNAIQNQLYFGDFSSHPNGGNVMITKKLTIPPLSNFHLVSSCNGLLCLRFTRPSFGLCIYNPFTRDYIELPKIITKNPASHHGSVLGFGLDPTTKKYKVVEVSYKGITCRTLPRRVAISSMRRPPLTAAYASSIESEVYILTVGSPTWRNLGRFPFHLMWQKSQVLVHDKLHWIYYPDTINATDLIMSFDLANEQFNEVPRPDFVSSDMRFHELVVLRGCLSAVSSDNEGLEIWVMKEYDVRESWVKEFSIGTYVPRILQPNDQCESWNNSRFYLPKRSIRVLCQLRSGGILLEYRNKALVIYDPHCRIFHDLQVTFAGISTYFRIVVHVASLNWIETT